A segment of the Bdellovibrio bacteriovorus genome:
GTGAACACTTTGGAAGTTGCAGGAAATTGTTATTATTCTAGACAGTACGAGATGGTTGAAAAACTGGGTCTGGAACTTGCGAAGTCCAAAGACACGCGTGCCTTAGGTCTGTTCTATGCCAGCGTTGGTGCGGATGCCCGCGGTTATAACGACAAGGCGATGTGGATGATCGATGCCGCCCTGAAAGTTCAGCCGGAAGCAGCACCATACGTGTATCAGAAAGCCCGTCTGCTTTACAAAGAAGACGGTATGAATTCCGCGATGCCGTTTTTCGATAAAGTTTTAGACATGCAAATGGCTTCGACGGAAATGAAAACTTTCGCTGGAGTGAAGGCATTCTCAGAGGGAGATTTTACGAAGGCAATTGAAAATTTCTCTGCAATCTCTAAAGAACAATTGTATACTTTGAACGTGGGCACTCTGATGAGTGAAGCTTACGCCCAGAAGGGTGAAGTCGACAAAGCACTGAGCGTGGTGAAAGACCTGCTTGGCAGCAAGAAAGACAACACTGATTTCCTTCTGCAGCAGGCTCACTTGTTTGAGACCTACAAACAGAGTCCAACGCTTGCGCTGGATTCTTATGAAAGAGCATTTAAAGCCAGTCAGCAATTGGAAATGCGCGACTGGTTGGGTAAGAAAATACAGTATTTGAAAAATCAAAACAAAGTCGGTCAGCACGTTATCTCGGGAGACTTGTAGTATGGAGGGTACAAGTGAAATCTATCATCACAGCGATGGTTGCTTTCATTCTCTTGGGAGCATCGGCTGGCTTTGCCAAACAAAGAACAGTCCGTAAAGTCCAGGAAGTCAATTTCGGTGACATGAACCTTAAGGGAACGATTCGGAACCCTGACGGCGCCTATCTTGTGCAAAAAAGAGGCATCAAGTTTATGCCTCTTTACGATGTGCAGAAAGATATGGATGGCCGTATCCGCGAATCAGCTCTCTACTTGAACAACTAGTTTCATGAGGTGTCACATGCTCACGTTGATTGTGCGTCAATCCCTGAAAAACGGGACGGCGAAAACTTGGAAGTTAAGATCCAATAACAAAACCCACACCTTCGGGTCCTCCCGTCTGGCCGATGTGATTTCTATCGCACCGGATTCCAAGGGCATCCAGGGTCTTTTTGAATACCGTGACGGAGCCTGGTGGTATGTCGATCTGGACATGAACACCAGCGCTTCCGCTAAGGGCTCTCCGGCTTTGCGCCTGGATGAGGAAAAGTCCCTGACTATCGGCGACTGTACATTGCAGTTCACTCCGGTGGTGAAAGAAGCGGATTTGTATCTGCGCCTGGAAAAGGCCGGCAAAGAACAGCGTGAAGCCGGAAAGCAGTTCCAGCTTTACATCGTAAAACATAACGATCAGGTTCTTGAAACCAAGATCCTGCCTATGAACAAAAAATTCAAACCTTCCATGGCGATGACTCCAACAACAGTCGCTTGTGTCCCTTCCCAGGAATGGCACAAACAAATGGTCGGTGAACTTGAAGTGAAACAAAGAACCGTTTCTTTGGAAGACGCCGCCCGCATGGCCCGCCTTTCCACAGACCAGTTGATGGATGAAGACTCCAAAAAAGGTGTATTTATCGTTCTTGGTGCGGCTTTGTTCCTGGTGACAGTGGGATTGTTCTCGCCAAAATCCCAGGATCTTGAAGTGGTTGCAGCTCCGCCAAAAGCGGCGCAGAAAATCATTGTTAAAACTGAGATCAAACCCAAACGCAAAAAAGCCGAAGCCGCCCCTACCCAACAGGTGGTCGTGAAAGAACAAGCTCCGGCAGCCAATCAGAAAACGGCGGAGATGCCTACTGGTGGCAGCAAAGTTTCCAAAATGATGAAGTCCATTTCCGGCGGTCGTATTTCCCAGCTTCTGGGTAAAGTTTCCGCTCAAGCCGCTCGTTCCGGCAACGTCGTTATCGCCACAGGCGTGAAAGCAGGTTCCGGCGCTTCCGGTCGTGCCCTAGCGGCTGTCGGCAGCATGGAGCGCTCCGGCCGTGACTGGGGTAACGAAGGTGCTGGTTCCGGTGGTGGTGTCGGCACTGTCGGCCGTGGCGGTGGCAACAGTGCCACAGGTATGGGCGGTCTGGCAGCGGGCGGCACCGGTTCCGGTGGCGTGGGCCTGATCGAAGAGGAAGGCGAAATTACTGGCGGTCTGGACAGAGAGATCATCGCCCAGTACATCAAATCCAAACTGGGTCAGATTCTGTATTGCTATGAAAGACAACTGAGTGCCAAACCGGATCTGTTCGGTAAGGTCGCTGTGAAATTCACGATCGGTCCATCCGGTCAGGTGGAACAGCAGCTCATTGGGGACACAACACTTAAGAACGCAACCGTTGAGGGATGTATATTGAATAGGGTTGCCGCGTGGAAGTTTCCTGCTCCACAGGGGGGAACACGCGTGCTAGTGACTTATCCATTCTTATTCAAAAGTACAAACTAAGGCGGGGGTTATATCATGTTGAAGAAGACAATTCTAATGTTCATCCTGACGGCATCTCAGGCATTTGCACAGCAGGCGGCAGACAGCAAAGCTGATCAACGCGGCAGCGACAAGCTGGACATCAAAAAGCTGGAGCAGAAATACTGGGCAGCCAAAGACGACGACTTCAGTGTCGTTCAGAACAGACGTTACGTGAAAGCGGAACGTTTCTATCTGACCGGTGCTGCGGGTATTCCGTTCAATGACCCCTACAGCACAGGAACTATCGCTGGCGGAAGCCTGGGGTATTTCTTCAATGAACGCTGGGGTCTTGAAGGCAGCTACAACTCTGCAAGCCTGAAAGACAACGATGCGGTAAAACAATTCGTTGATACCTACGGCGCGATTCCGGACCACAACGTTTTGAAGTCATCCTATTTCCTTTCCGGTATCTGGGTCCCTTTCTATGCGAAAATGAGTGTGGTTGACAAAGCCATCATCTATTTCGACATGGGTATCTCGTTCGGTGTGGGGTCACTGAACTATGAAATCACCCAGGCCGAAGGCAACGTCTCCAAAGACACCATGGCCTACAAACTGGGCGTGTTCCAGCAGATCTTCTTCTCTGAGCATTTTGCCATCAGAGCGGATTTGGTCAACACCTGGTCCACTCAGGAAAAGATGAAGTACTATGCTCCGGGCACAAACGTGGGCGGTACTGTCGTGGGTGGTCAGCGTGATCTGGGCAGTGAAACGATCAACGATACATCACTGATGATTGGTATCACGTACTGGCATTAATTTTCTCCAGGGTGGGGGGATTTATGAACAAGTCATTAAGCATTCTGATTACTATTCCATTTCTGTGCGGCACGGCTTTGGCTGAGCCCGCACTGAAAGTCAAAAAAGGCGGCCGTCCAGCGGCTGCCAGCCTGAAGGTCAAATCCAGCCTGGTTCCGACTTTTGATGTCTATCAAAAGAAAGTGGTGAAAGGCAAAGTCGAGGTCTTCAAGGTTAAAAACATTCCTTTGCTGGATGTCGGTGAAGAGCGCGAACTCGAGGCCTCTGAAATGAGCCCGCTGCGCCTCCCCGCCTCCCGCGAAGTCACTTTGAAAGAAACCCGCCGTCGTGAATCTCCAGTGGCCATTGATTTTGTCCTGAAGCCTTACACGGACGTGGTAAACCCGGCCAAATCCCTGACCACAGCGGATGCCTTCAACAAAATTCCGGATGTCAAAATCCTGAATCCGGTGGCAGAACCTGTGACCAAGGATCCTCTGGTGCAACTGGCGAAGCTTGAAGACATGCAGCCGAATGACTACAAACTGCTGCAGGCTTTGATCTTCCTGGAAATCCAGAAGAACTACGAACTGGCGATGGGTCTGTTCTCGGAACTGATCGAGGACCCGGAACACCGGATTGAGGCTTTGTACCACTATGCCATGACAGCCAAGGGCCTGGGTCTGCACTCCGAGTTCCGCCAGTACATGATTCAGGTGGCGCAGGAAACCAAATCCAAAGAGTGGCAGCAAAAAGCAACTGAAGCCCTGGTTCAGAACATCAACACACTGGAAACGTCCGACATCGCTTTGATCGACCCTTTGGTGATCAAGCATGAAATGGACATCACCAAGAATGATGACTACCAGATCACCCGTGCCAAATACTATTCAGACAAGGGCCAACTGGGCCTGATGGAAGACGCTTTGATCTTTATCGGCGAAAAGTCCCCGCGTTATCCGGAGGCTTTGCTGCTGAATGCCCTGTTCAACTATCGTCAGGGTAAAGTCGAAGAAGCCACCATCTATCTGGAAAAGCTGATGACTGCGACCGAGGCCGACAAAACATCCCAACTGCGTTCTGTGGGTGCTTTGACTCTGGCGCGCATGCAGTTCCAGAAGTCCCAGTATAAAGAGGCCTTCCAGTCTTATCTGAAAGTCGATAAATCCAATCCTCTGTGGCTGCAGGCTATGGTGGAAAGCGCGTGGACTCAGATTTTGGGTGAGGACTATGAAGGGGCTGCGGGGAACATGTTCTCTCTGCACACGGACTTCTTCAAAAACGCGTTCTCTCCGGAATCCTATGTGGTGCGCACTGTGGGTTACCTGAACCTGTGCCAATACGGTGACGGTGTGCAGGTGCTGAATGAAATGAAAAAGAAGTATGCCCCTTGGAAGCAGAAGCTGGCTGCCTACAGCTCTTCCCACAAGGATTCTTCCGCATACTATGAAACTGTGAAGGGCTGGTTGAAAAACTCAGACCTTAAGGAAGTTGACGGTCTGCCACGTTCCTTCATTGTGGAACTGGCGCGCCACCCTGCTTACATGAGCGTGCAAAAGCAGATCAACGCCTATGAGGACGAGATCGTGAAATTCAACCGCATCGCGCTGACTTTGGTGAAAAAAGAGCGCGAGCTGATTGCCAAACAAAACGAGGCCAACAAAGAACTGGCTGACGCGAAAAAAGGACTCAAAGGCGACAGCCCTTCTGAATCCACCGTGGCGGCAGTGCAAAGAGCCGAGCAGAAACTGCTGAGCTATCGCATCCAGTTCCACATTGCCAAGAAAGCCCGCACGTCCATCAAGAATCTGCGCGCAACTGGCATGGCCCGTATTGAAAAAGAAAAAACAGTGCTGCGTGCCCAGGCATCCCAGGCTTTGAAAGGCCGCTTTGACGAGATGCTGGCAGGTCTGGACAAGGTCCTGGATCAGAACGATGTTCTGCAGTACGAGCTGTACTCTGGCGCCGGTGAGCACATCCGCTATCAAATGGCTGGTGGTGAGATCAACGAAAAAGAACGTCCGGAGCTGAAGGTTCAGAAGGAAAAATCCCTGAACTGGAAATTCAAAGGTGAAATCTGGGAGGACGAAGTGGGTCACTATCGTTCTTCTTTGAAAAATGTTTGTGCCCAAGAAGGTCAGGACGGCAGTGTGGCCGGCTTGTCTGAACAATAAGGAAAGGATTTTCAAGATGAAATTCGCTAAAGCAATGACGACTTTGTCCCTAGGTGTTTTGATGAGTCTTGGCACAACCGCAATGGCGCAGAATTCCGCCAAAGAGGGCCTGGAGAAAATCAAAGGCAATCTGAACAATTCAAAAACCAACCTTCAGGAGTATGAAAAGAACCTGAAAACCGTGGAAGGAAATCTGTCGGAAGTGGCCAAAGCCAAGTCCCAGGTTGAAAACCAGCAAAAGCAGGTTCATCAGCAGGCTGAAGAAAACAACCAGGCCATGGGCCGCATCGGTGGTCAGGAAAAGGAAATTCAGGGTCTGATCAACGAAGAAAAAAACAAGATGGCGCAGGAATCCCAGAAGATCGCGGAACTGGAAGCCATGATTGCAAAGATCAAAGAAAACCAGAAAAAGCGCGAGCTGAACATCAACGACTATCAGTTGCAGATGTCCCAGTTGACGGAAGAAAAGAAAATCTGGAATTCACGTGCGGCAACTTTGAAAGAACAGAACGAACAGGTGAACCAGAAGCTTCGCGGCCTGGCCAGCGAAGAGAACGAATGGAAAGCCAAACAGCGCGGCTATCAGGGCGAAGTCAAACGCTGGAGCAAAGAGGTTGAAAGACAGCAAAAGATCAGCGACAGCTACAACTCTTTGGCTGAAGTGAAGTAAACCCTCGCTTTTAAATAGAACCACCCAGGGACTTCTTCCGCCCGCGGAAGAGTCCCTTTTTTTTGCCCGACGTTCATCTACATTCATTGCAAGAATTTAATCTTACGAGGAGAAAACATGAACGCCACCGGAATCGGATCCTGGTTCAGAGGGATCAAAGGAAAGCTACTTCTAGCCGCAGCATTGCCCGTCATCGGCTTTAGCATCGTCTATGCAATTTCAAATCAGGGAATGAAAGGCTTTGAAGCCTATCTGGAAAACTCCCACAAAAATATCATTCCGAATCTGCAGGCCCTGGCAGAGATGCGACAGGCCCGCAACAAATACGGCTATCAGGTCTTTGCAGCGATGAGTGTAAAGACAGCCGAAAAGCGCGAACAACGCCTGAACATCGCCAAAGAAGCTGTTAAAGAATTCACAACAGCCATGGACCAGTATGCCTCCACCCCGTTCACTCCGGAAATGGAAAAGGCCTTTGAACCGGCCAAACAAGTGCGCGCAGAGTATGAAAAACTGCTGACACTGGTTATTGAAGAGATCGCCACGGGCACGCCTGAAGGTTTCGCTAAAGCAGAAGGACAACTGGATGGCCGTCTGTGGGAAATCGGAACGATCATGCATAAAATGAGTTCTGATTCCATGGCTTATTATAATAAAGCGGCAGCCGATGACGACAAAGCGGCCGAAGAAGCCTCTGTTCGCATCAACAACTTGACGCTGTTTGTGACATTAGCATCCACATTCTCCATCCTGGCAATTCTGCTGTGGATTGCAGCACGCATTTCAAACTCTGTCAGCTCCATCGCCAATCGCCTGTCCACGGCTGGTGGCCAAGTGGCTTCTGCAGTTGAGCAGTTGAATGAAGCTGGGAATTCATTGTCCCAGTCTTCAACCGAAGCCGCAGCTTCCTTGGAAGAAACCGTCGCAGCATTGGAAGAAATGAGCTCTATGGTTCAGATGAACTCGGACAACGCTAAACAGGCGGCAGCTTTGTCTGCAAGCTCTCGTGATTCCGCTGA
Coding sequences within it:
- a CDS encoding AgmX/PglI C-terminal domain-containing protein — translated: MLTLIVRQSLKNGTAKTWKLRSNNKTHTFGSSRLADVISIAPDSKGIQGLFEYRDGAWWYVDLDMNTSASAKGSPALRLDEEKSLTIGDCTLQFTPVVKEADLYLRLEKAGKEQREAGKQFQLYIVKHNDQVLETKILPMNKKFKPSMAMTPTTVACVPSQEWHKQMVGELEVKQRTVSLEDAARMARLSTDQLMDEDSKKGVFIVLGAALFLVTVGLFSPKSQDLEVVAAPPKAAQKIIVKTEIKPKRKKAEAAPTQQVVVKEQAPAANQKTAEMPTGGSKVSKMMKSISGGRISQLLGKVSAQAARSGNVVIATGVKAGSGASGRALAAVGSMERSGRDWGNEGAGSGGGVGTVGRGGGNSATGMGGLAAGGTGSGGVGLIEEEGEITGGLDREIIAQYIKSKLGQILYCYERQLSAKPDLFGKVAVKFTIGPSGQVEQQLIGDTTLKNATVEGCILNRVAAWKFPAPQGGTRVLVTYPFLFKSTN
- a CDS encoding outer membrane beta-barrel domain-containing protein; its protein translation is MLKKTILMFILTASQAFAQQAADSKADQRGSDKLDIKKLEQKYWAAKDDDFSVVQNRRYVKAERFYLTGAAGIPFNDPYSTGTIAGGSLGYFFNERWGLEGSYNSASLKDNDAVKQFVDTYGAIPDHNVLKSSYFLSGIWVPFYAKMSVVDKAIIYFDMGISFGVGSLNYEITQAEGNVSKDTMAYKLGVFQQIFFSEHFAIRADLVNTWSTQEKMKYYAPGTNVGGTVVGGQRDLGSETINDTSLMIGITYWH
- a CDS encoding HAMP domain-containing methyl-accepting chemotaxis protein; amino-acid sequence: MNATGIGSWFRGIKGKLLLAAALPVIGFSIVYAISNQGMKGFEAYLENSHKNIIPNLQALAEMRQARNKYGYQVFAAMSVKTAEKREQRLNIAKEAVKEFTTAMDQYASTPFTPEMEKAFEPAKQVRAEYEKLLTLVIEEIATGTPEGFAKAEGQLDGRLWEIGTIMHKMSSDSMAYYNKAAADDDKAAEEASVRINNLTLFVTLASTFSILAILLWIAARISNSVSSIANRLSTAGGQVASAVEQLNEAGNSLSQSSTEAAASLEETVAALEEMSSMVQMNSDNAKQAAALSASSRDSAEQGEKEIQSLIHSMTEISQSSKKIEEIISVIDDIAFQTNLLALNAAVEAARAGEQGKGFAVVAEAVRALAQRSAASAKDISSLIKDSVSQIESGSEIADKSGAVLTNIVNSIKKVSDLNNEIAAASSEQTTGIQQISKAMNQLDQAAQSNAASAEEIAATSGEINGLAATNQNLTVELNTIILGGASVMTEVPTETTAKTTKKVPPFAKPAAKKSNVIPMKATPARKESQDMIPFDEDDRAKVGTTDGF